From Candidatus Eisenbacteria bacterium, a single genomic window includes:
- a CDS encoding sigma 54-interacting transcriptional regulator has protein sequence MKTAKNRGRDRAIVASELSLGRSYLAMEECGKSRRHLEKGLEMALQLKFPREEALAYEFIGDLERAEGRGENAGDWYRRGLAIGLRIAPRGDVVCEIGRRLADWHVERGELGDARQELERALEIAETTGDRREEGILHRVRARLLMASGGRAQSAEASLKKSIEILEEVGARYEVALSQAARGRLRAEAPRRTREERRRGLDDFQAAAGTLGELGLTSRQGRLLVEAAGSLSGTLSPYEGLRLLREAEEVLRGHRTEEMQGTIARLRGMFEEETARLAIEKEGPFLLGEGDARSFGPAVRLLARRLGAKRAFLHLPLAPEGARIVGCEPLEAEAVLARLRFSEDRNLIVSAGHVSGEESGSFGPFLALRSGDAEPSVVYLERRIGAEPFHEKQAGEFAACAERLLRKIPCVRSASDRGTFPKIIAGSRAMQEVVDRIVSVRNSSATVLIEGETGTGKGLLARLLHELSDRARTGRFIHLHCAELPETLLESELFGHARGSFTGAVGDREGLFEVARGGTLFLDEVGDLSPAVQIRLLRVIEEGRMKRVGEAIDRAIDVRVVAATHRKLEREIARGRFRSDLFYRLHVIRVTVPPLRDRAGDIPLLANYFLARFAREEGKEVAGIDAGALRLLARYAWPGNVRELQNEIRRVVAFLPACEPIRESDLSPGIASGTSPKRIAPDLPLAAEIADFEEYRIREAVAEAEGNTRAAARLLGISPQLLRYKIKRYGIDWGM, from the coding sequence TTGAAGACCGCCAAGAACCGCGGACGTGATCGGGCCATCGTCGCCTCGGAGCTCTCCCTCGGCCGTTCGTATCTTGCGATGGAGGAGTGCGGGAAGTCGCGGCGGCATTTGGAGAAGGGCCTGGAGATGGCTTTACAGCTCAAGTTTCCGCGGGAGGAGGCTCTTGCGTACGAGTTCATAGGGGACTTGGAGCGCGCGGAGGGAAGAGGGGAGAACGCCGGCGATTGGTATCGCAGGGGACTTGCGATCGGCCTTCGGATCGCGCCTCGCGGGGACGTGGTGTGCGAGATCGGGCGGCGCTTGGCGGACTGGCATGTGGAGCGCGGAGAGCTGGGCGACGCGCGGCAGGAGCTGGAGCGGGCGTTGGAGATCGCGGAGACGACGGGGGATCGGCGGGAGGAGGGGATTCTGCATCGGGTGCGTGCGAGGCTGTTGATGGCGAGCGGGGGACGCGCGCAGTCGGCGGAAGCGTCTTTGAAGAAGAGCATCGAGATCTTGGAGGAGGTCGGCGCGCGGTACGAGGTTGCGCTTTCGCAAGCGGCGCGGGGACGTCTTCGCGCGGAGGCTCCTCGGCGGACGCGGGAGGAGCGGAGGCGAGGTCTCGATGATTTCCAGGCGGCGGCGGGGACGCTCGGGGAGCTCGGGCTTACCAGCCGGCAGGGTCGTCTTCTCGTGGAGGCGGCGGGTTCGCTCTCCGGGACGCTGTCTCCCTACGAGGGGCTTCGTCTTCTTCGGGAGGCGGAGGAGGTTCTTCGCGGGCATCGCACGGAGGAGATGCAGGGGACGATCGCGCGTCTTCGGGGGATGTTCGAGGAGGAGACGGCGCGTCTCGCGATCGAGAAGGAGGGTCCGTTCCTTCTTGGCGAGGGGGACGCGCGTTCGTTCGGGCCGGCGGTGCGTTTGTTGGCGCGGCGTCTGGGAGCCAAGCGTGCGTTCTTGCATCTTCCGTTGGCACCGGAGGGGGCGCGGATCGTAGGGTGCGAGCCATTGGAGGCGGAGGCGGTTCTCGCGCGTCTTCGGTTTTCGGAGGATCGGAACCTGATCGTGTCGGCGGGGCATGTGTCAGGCGAGGAGAGCGGATCGTTCGGGCCGTTCCTGGCGCTTCGTTCAGGGGACGCGGAGCCGTCGGTGGTGTATCTCGAGCGACGGATCGGCGCGGAGCCGTTTCACGAGAAGCAGGCGGGGGAGTTCGCGGCATGCGCGGAGCGTCTTCTTCGGAAGATCCCCTGCGTGCGGAGCGCGTCCGACCGCGGGACGTTTCCGAAGATCATCGCCGGGAGCCGCGCGATGCAGGAGGTCGTGGATCGGATCGTCTCGGTGCGGAACTCGTCGGCGACGGTTCTCATCGAGGGGGAGACGGGGACGGGAAAGGGGCTTCTCGCGCGACTTCTTCATGAGTTAAGCGATCGCGCGCGCACGGGACGTTTCATTCACCTCCACTGCGCCGAGCTCCCCGAGACGCTCCTCGAGAGCGAGCTTTTCGGCCACGCGCGCGGATCGTTCACGGGAGCGGTGGGGGATCGGGAGGGGCTCTTCGAGGTGGCGCGGGGCGGGACGCTCTTCCTCGACGAGGTGGGAGACCTCTCGCCGGCGGTCCAGATCCGTCTGCTTCGGGTGATCGAGGAGGGACGGATGAAGCGGGTGGGGGAAGCGATCGACCGGGCGATCGACGTGCGGGTGGTGGCGGCGACGCACCGGAAGCTCGAGCGGGAGATCGCGCGCGGGCGTTTTCGGAGCGACCTCTTCTATCGGTTGCATGTGATCCGGGTGACGGTTCCCCCTCTACGGGACCGGGCGGGGGACATCCCGCTTCTCGCGAACTACTTTCTCGCCCGGTTCGCGCGGGAGGAAGGGAAGGAGGTCGCGGGGATCGATGCGGGGGCGCTGCGTCTTCTCGCGCGCTATGCGTGGCCGGGAAACGTGCGCGAGCTTCAGAACGAGATCCGCCGCGTGGTCGCGTTCCTTCCGGCGTGCGAGCCGATCCGGGAGAGCGATCTCTCGCCCGGCATCGCCTCCGGGACATCCCCGAAGCGGATCGCGCCGGATCTCCCTCTCGCGGCGGAGATCGCCGATTTCGAGGAGTACCGGATCCGCGAGGCGGTCGCCGAAGCCGAGGGGAACACGCGCGCCGCCGCCCGCCTCCTCGGCATCTCGCCCCAGCTTCTTCGCTACAAGATCAAGCGCTACGGAATCGATTGGGGGATGTAG
- a CDS encoding OPT/YSL family transporter produces the protein MANNERRTTPEEVELRWFRKHYRGDMVQLTRRAVLMGACLGAVLSLTNIYIGLKTGWGFGVAITACVLSFAIWKTLRKIGLAKTDMTVLENNAMQSTASAAGYSTGGTLVSAISAYLLVTGHHLPYGLLTAWIFFLAVLGVTLAIPMKRQMINVERLRFPSGIAAAMTLRSLHADIAHSPALEGPSAEETASTRAAADAEEEALKIAGDVEGTVASAEEGEKSARSLFIAGGIGALVALLRDGFEMLREIGVMTREFVLIRAAYPVFGERAFQYTVAAEGSLLLVAGGALMGIRVATSVLIGAILCWGILVPHMHHLGVIESLEYRTMVSWSLWAGAACMVTSGLLSFAFQWRSVGRALAGLTNLFARRRGETRSPEIIEMEKIEVPPSWFAGGGLVGTIGVVAIAYLAFGMPIWMGILAVVLSFFLALVACRVAGETDTTPVGAMGKVTQLMYGAITPRSMRVDAPLQTQSINLMAACITAGVADSASDLLIDLKSGYVLGANPRKQFLAQFSGIFIGTAVTVPVFFLLVPDAASLGTDQWPAPAAMVWASVAKLLSQGLGALHPTAQAGLVIGGLVGIALVALARIVPEKRRVWVPSPMGLGLAFTFHFYYGFSMFLGGLIGYLVKKKWPKRDSLYTFPVASGIIAGESLMGIFLILLPIVIALIASR, from the coding sequence ATGGCGAACAACGAGCGGAGAACGACTCCCGAAGAAGTCGAGCTGCGGTGGTTTCGGAAGCACTACCGAGGGGACATGGTCCAGCTCACGCGGCGGGCGGTCCTCATGGGCGCCTGTCTCGGCGCCGTTCTCTCCTTGACGAACATCTACATCGGGCTGAAGACCGGATGGGGCTTCGGCGTCGCGATCACCGCCTGCGTCCTCTCGTTCGCCATTTGGAAGACTCTCCGGAAGATCGGCCTCGCGAAGACGGACATGACGGTGCTCGAGAACAACGCGATGCAATCGACCGCCTCCGCGGCCGGCTACTCGACCGGCGGAACTCTCGTCTCGGCGATCTCCGCCTATCTTCTCGTGACCGGCCATCATCTTCCTTACGGTCTTCTCACCGCCTGGATCTTCTTCCTCGCGGTTCTCGGCGTGACCCTCGCGATTCCGATGAAGCGACAGATGATCAACGTCGAGCGGCTTCGATTCCCGTCGGGGATCGCGGCGGCGATGACGCTCCGGAGTCTCCATGCGGACATCGCGCACAGTCCCGCGCTGGAGGGGCCTTCGGCCGAAGAGACCGCCTCCACGCGCGCCGCGGCCGACGCCGAAGAAGAAGCGCTGAAGATCGCCGGCGATGTCGAGGGGACCGTGGCGAGCGCCGAGGAAGGGGAGAAGAGCGCGCGCTCGCTCTTCATCGCCGGCGGAATCGGAGCGCTCGTCGCTCTCCTTCGGGACGGCTTCGAGATGCTCCGCGAGATCGGGGTGATGACCCGCGAGTTCGTCCTCATTCGCGCCGCGTATCCGGTCTTCGGCGAGAGGGCGTTCCAGTACACCGTCGCGGCCGAGGGAAGCCTCCTTCTCGTCGCGGGGGGCGCTCTCATGGGAATCCGTGTCGCGACGAGCGTTCTGATCGGCGCGATTCTCTGCTGGGGAATCCTCGTCCCGCACATGCATCACCTCGGGGTGATCGAGTCGCTCGAGTACCGGACGATGGTTTCCTGGTCGCTTTGGGCGGGCGCGGCGTGCATGGTGACGAGCGGCCTCCTCTCGTTCGCGTTCCAGTGGCGATCGGTCGGGCGCGCGCTCGCGGGGCTCACGAACCTCTTCGCCCGCCGGCGCGGGGAAACGCGCTCTCCCGAGATCATTGAGATGGAAAAGATCGAGGTGCCTCCCTCGTGGTTCGCGGGAGGAGGCCTCGTCGGCACGATCGGCGTCGTCGCGATCGCCTACCTCGCGTTCGGAATGCCGATCTGGATGGGGATTCTCGCCGTCGTCCTCTCCTTCTTTCTCGCCCTCGTGGCGTGCCGGGTCGCGGGAGAGACCGACACGACCCCCGTCGGCGCGATGGGAAAGGTGACGCAGCTCATGTACGGGGCGATCACGCCGCGCTCGATGCGCGTCGACGCGCCGCTTCAGACGCAAAGCATCAACCTGATGGCCGCCTGCATCACCGCGGGCGTGGCGGACAGCGCGTCGGATCTCCTCATCGACCTCAAGAGCGGCTACGTGCTCGGCGCGAACCCGAGGAAGCAATTCCTCGCGCAGTTCTCCGGGATCTTCATCGGAACGGCGGTCACGGTTCCGGTCTTCTTCCTGCTCGTTCCGGACGCCGCTTCCCTCGGGACAGACCAGTGGCCGGCGCCCGCTGCGATGGTCTGGGCGTCGGTCGCGAAGCTCCTCTCGCAGGGGCTCGGGGCGCTCCATCCGACCGCGCAGGCGGGGCTCGTGATCGGAGGGCTCGTTGGGATCGCCCTCGTCGCGCTCGCGCGGATCGTGCCGGAGAAGCGCCGCGTGTGGGTCCCCTCCCCGATGGGCCTCGGCCTCGCGTTCACCTTTCATTTCTACTATGGGTTCTCGATGTTCCTCGGCGGGTTGATCGGCTATCTCGTGAAGAAGAAGTGGCCGAAGCGGGACTCGCTCTACACGTTCCCGGTCGCATCGGGAATCATCGCGGGAGAGAGCCTGATGGGGATCTTCCTCATCCTGCTCCCGATCGTCATCGCGCTGATCGCCTCTCGATGA
- a CDS encoding periplasmic heavy metal sensor, protein MKRGWFLVLAVSIGLNAGLLASAFVAERWRADPIPRPFLCPPGDHGPGRPCEIERGDFARHRLRRLADRLRLDAAQRSRMSAVIEEIMPLVIEERERVQETRLALREEYAKPEPDRARVRSIVRELNGRQARLDSLVAESMLREADLLTPEQRARYFDAIPWEREIRRAPGSRRGPR, encoded by the coding sequence ATGAAGCGCGGGTGGTTTCTCGTGCTCGCCGTCTCGATCGGCCTGAACGCCGGGCTCCTCGCGAGCGCCTTCGTCGCGGAGCGTTGGAGAGCGGACCCGATCCCACGGCCGTTTCTCTGCCCGCCGGGCGACCACGGCCCCGGGCGTCCGTGCGAGATCGAGCGCGGGGATTTCGCGAGGCATCGGCTTCGCCGCCTCGCGGATCGTCTCCGGCTCGACGCGGCGCAGCGCTCCCGCATGAGCGCCGTCATCGAGGAGATCATGCCGCTCGTCATCGAAGAGCGGGAGCGCGTTCAGGAAACACGCCTCGCCCTTCGCGAGGAGTACGCGAAGCCGGAGCCTGATCGCGCGCGAGTGCGGTCCATCGTTCGTGAGCTGAACGGTAGGCAGGCGCGGCTCGACTCGCTCGTCGCGGAGTCGATGCTGAGGGAAGCGGATCTTCTCACTCCCGAGCAGCGGGCGCGCTATTTCGACGCGATCCCTTGGGAGCGGGAGATCAGGCGCGCGCCCGGCTCGCGGCGAGGCCCCCGATAG
- a CDS encoding sigma-70 family RNA polymerase sigma factor, with protein sequence MERTARGDEGAFRLLVERWERPVFGFLESMLGSREEAQDMSQETFLRVFSESGRYRPDGRFRSWLFRIAGNLARSRLRRDLIVRWIRLEPLLHDPPDPGARADDILERGEKWRAVRTALARLPDRQRQAVVLQRYQGLSYREVAAAMNTTVPAVESLLQRAMVFLKKELAGEREEQ encoded by the coding sequence ATGGAACGAACGGCGCGAGGCGACGAGGGGGCGTTTCGCCTCCTTGTCGAGCGCTGGGAGCGGCCGGTGTTCGGCTTCCTCGAAAGTATGCTCGGCTCGCGCGAGGAGGCGCAGGACATGAGCCAGGAGACGTTTCTCCGCGTCTTCTCGGAGTCGGGGCGCTATCGGCCGGACGGCCGGTTCCGCTCGTGGCTCTTTCGGATCGCGGGAAATCTCGCACGGAGCCGGCTTCGCCGGGATCTCATCGTCCGATGGATCCGGCTCGAACCGCTCCTCCACGATCCGCCCGATCCCGGCGCGCGCGCCGACGATATTCTCGAGCGCGGCGAGAAATGGCGGGCGGTGCGGACCGCGCTCGCGCGGCTCCCCGATCGCCAGAGACAGGCGGTCGTCCTGCAAAGGTATCAGGGACTGAGCTACCGGGAAGTCGCCGCCGCGATGAACACGACGGTTCCCGCCGTCGAATCGCTTCTGCAGCGGGCAATGGTCTTTCTCAAGAAGGAGCTCGCCGGAGAGCGGGAAGAGCAATGA
- a CDS encoding Spy/CpxP family protein refolding chaperone: MTRKTGWTLAAAIVALALVVSETAAWGGLGRGGPAGRGGRCGGAFCMGPEGAGFDIERMAARLDLAAEQKEMIEKIRSADEKKLLSLHKEMMLARHDLRGEMMKDEPDASKVKKIAEKMGGIRTSLQIARLESRIAVRKILTPEQRDKMLLAPHCGFGCWCGTDFDDEDPRPERMRFRRFEGQGRGARPDGGL; this comes from the coding sequence ATGACACGGAAGACCGGATGGACGCTGGCGGCGGCGATCGTCGCCCTCGCTCTCGTCGTTTCGGAGACGGCCGCCTGGGGCGGACTGGGAAGAGGCGGGCCGGCGGGGCGCGGCGGACGGTGCGGGGGCGCGTTCTGCATGGGGCCGGAAGGGGCCGGCTTCGACATCGAGAGGATGGCTGCCCGGCTCGACCTCGCCGCCGAGCAGAAGGAAATGATCGAGAAGATCCGGAGCGCGGACGAGAAGAAGCTCCTCTCTCTTCACAAGGAAATGATGCTCGCGCGCCACGACCTCCGCGGCGAGATGATGAAGGATGAACCGGACGCTTCCAAGGTGAAGAAGATCGCCGAGAAGATGGGCGGAATTCGGACGAGCCTCCAGATCGCGCGCTTGGAGAGCCGGATCGCGGTGCGGAAGATCCTGACGCCGGAGCAGCGCGACAAGATGCTGCTCGCGCCGCACTGCGGGTTCGGCTGCTGGTGCGGAACGGACTTCGACGATGAAGATCCGCGTCCGGAGAGGATGCGCTTCCGCCGCTTCGAGGGACAAGGACGAGGCGCGCGACCGGACGGCGGACTATAG
- the ychF gene encoding redox-regulated ATPase YchF: MKVGILGLPSSGKTTLFNLLTGSDADTTPFSAGRRGANLGVVRVPDERLAKIADLFGSKKAVPAEISFVDLAGLPGAADRSGERAEDLLPYLRDADALALVLRDFDSEQAPAPGGRVDPAADLDEIRADLILSDLAVVEKRLPHLEKEKKSGDPSKTREWNLLLKAKECLEGEGRLADLGLDPDEKRMLAGYGFLTLKGILVLRNAGEDRPADPPTALAEKAARLGVPVLSLNALLEWEIRELPEEEREALYESYGIEGHGRRRFIRSAYAALDLITFFTANQNEARAWPIPRGTIAVHAAGKVHTDLERGFIRAEVIPFGVLVELGGEKHAKEKGKMRLEGKEYVVQDGDVMLIRFSV, encoded by the coding sequence ATGAAGGTCGGAATCCTTGGACTCCCGTCGTCCGGTAAGACTACTCTTTTCAACCTGTTAACGGGTTCGGACGCCGACACGACCCCCTTTTCGGCGGGGAGGCGGGGGGCGAACCTCGGCGTGGTCCGCGTCCCCGACGAGCGCCTGGCGAAGATCGCCGATCTCTTCGGCTCCAAGAAGGCGGTTCCCGCCGAAATCTCCTTCGTCGATCTCGCCGGCCTCCCCGGCGCCGCGGACCGCTCCGGGGAGCGCGCCGAGGATCTCCTGCCGTATCTTCGCGACGCGGACGCGCTCGCCCTCGTGCTTCGCGACTTCGATTCCGAGCAGGCGCCCGCCCCTGGAGGGCGCGTTGATCCGGCGGCCGATCTCGACGAGATCCGCGCGGACCTCATCCTCTCCGACCTCGCCGTCGTCGAGAAGAGACTTCCCCATCTGGAGAAGGAAAAGAAGTCGGGAGACCCCTCGAAGACCCGCGAGTGGAACCTTCTCTTGAAGGCGAAAGAATGTCTCGAGGGAGAGGGGCGACTTGCGGATCTCGGTCTTGATCCGGACGAGAAACGAATGCTTGCCGGGTATGGTTTTTTAACATTGAAGGGAATCCTCGTGCTCCGAAACGCCGGCGAGGATCGCCCCGCCGATCCGCCGACCGCTCTCGCCGAGAAGGCCGCTCGGCTCGGCGTTCCGGTCCTCTCTCTCAACGCGCTCCTCGAGTGGGAGATCCGCGAGCTCCCCGAGGAAGAGCGCGAGGCGCTGTACGAGAGCTACGGCATCGAGGGGCACGGAAGACGCCGCTTCATTCGGAGCGCGTACGCGGCCCTCGACCTCATCACCTTCTTCACCGCGAACCAGAACGAGGCGCGCGCCTGGCCGATTCCGCGCGGAACGATCGCCGTGCACGCCGCCGGCAAGGTCCACACCGACCTGGAGCGCGGGTTCATCCGCGCGGAGGTGATCCCCTTCGGCGTTCTCGTCGAGCTCGGCGGCGAGAAACACGCCAAGGAAAAGGGGAAGATGCGCCTCGAGGGGAAGGAGTACGTCGTCCAGGACGGCGACGTGATGCTGATCCGCTTCTCCGTGTGA
- a CDS encoding dipeptidase: MIQKVIERLEREKKKAVEDLVEILKIPSVSADPARKSDVRKAAEWLAAKMNAAGVKTEIKATAGNPIVYGESPGPKGAPTILIYGHYDVQPPDPLDEWESPPFEPVVKGGKVYARGSSDDKGQLLTHVRAIEAWLAEAKSLPITVKVILEGEEEISSINLPAFLRENREMLKCDVVVVSDTSQFAPGMPAITYGLKGIAYAEVRVQGPSADLHSGSFGGSVANPANVLAKMIAEMHDEKGRVAIPGFYDDVKPLEDWERKEYARLPFDDEEYKKITGVPALWGEEGYTTTERRWARPTLDVNGIWGGYQGEGGKTIIPARAGAKISMRLVPNQDSEKIAKLFAEHVRKAAPPSVRVEVIPMHGGKPFLIDPKLPMFEKAALAIEKGFGKKPVFIREGGSIPITQTFKEVLGADTLLLGWGQNDDRTHSPNERFDLEDFHRGTLASAHLIGLLGG, encoded by the coding sequence ATGATTCAGAAGGTCATCGAGCGGTTGGAGAGGGAGAAGAAGAAGGCGGTGGAGGATCTCGTCGAGATCTTGAAGATCCCGAGCGTCTCCGCCGATCCGGCGCGCAAGAGCGACGTGCGGAAGGCGGCCGAGTGGCTCGCCGCCAAGATGAACGCCGCCGGGGTGAAGACGGAGATCAAGGCGACGGCCGGGAACCCGATCGTCTACGGCGAATCGCCCGGTCCGAAGGGCGCCCCGACGATCCTGATCTACGGCCACTACGACGTGCAGCCCCCCGACCCGCTCGATGAATGGGAAAGCCCGCCCTTCGAGCCGGTGGTCAAGGGCGGAAAGGTTTATGCGCGAGGTTCCTCGGACGACAAGGGGCAGCTTCTCACGCACGTACGCGCGATCGAGGCGTGGCTCGCCGAGGCGAAGAGCCTTCCGATCACGGTGAAGGTCATCCTGGAGGGGGAGGAAGAAATTTCATCCATCAATCTTCCTGCGTTTCTCCGCGAGAATCGGGAAATGCTGAAGTGCGATGTGGTGGTCGTGTCCGACACGTCGCAGTTCGCGCCGGGGATGCCGGCAATCACTTATGGTCTCAAGGGTATTGCCTACGCCGAGGTGCGGGTCCAGGGACCGAGCGCGGATCTTCACTCCGGCTCGTTCGGCGGTTCGGTCGCGAACCCGGCGAACGTGCTCGCGAAGATGATCGCCGAGATGCACGACGAGAAGGGGCGCGTCGCGATTCCCGGTTTCTACGACGACGTGAAGCCGCTCGAGGATTGGGAGCGGAAGGAATACGCGCGTCTTCCCTTCGACGACGAGGAGTACAAGAAGATCACCGGCGTCCCCGCGCTTTGGGGCGAGGAGGGCTACACGACGACCGAACGGCGCTGGGCGCGGCCGACGCTCGACGTGAACGGGATCTGGGGAGGCTACCAGGGAGAAGGGGGGAAGACGATCATCCCGGCGCGCGCGGGAGCGAAGATCAGCATGCGTCTCGTCCCGAATCAGGATTCGGAGAAGATCGCGAAGCTCTTCGCGGAGCACGTGAGGAAGGCGGCCCCTCCGTCGGTGCGAGTCGAGGTGATCCCGATGCACGGGGGGAAGCCGTTTCTCATCGATCCGAAGCTCCCGATGTTCGAGAAGGCGGCGCTCGCGATCGAGAAGGGTTTCGGAAAGAAGCCGGTCTTCATCCGCGAGGGAGGCTCGATCCCGATCACGCAGACGTTCAAGGAGGTGCTCGGAGCGGACACGCTTCTCCTCGGATGGGGGCAGAACGACGACCGGACCCACTCGCCGAACGAGCGCTTCGATTTGGAGGATTTCCATCGCGGGACGCTCGCGTCCGCGCATTTGATCGGTCTCTTGGGAGGGTAG
- a CDS encoding thermonuclease family protein produces the protein MRRHARSPLFLPLLLLFLVAVSCATRSALETDRAIPIPKERIDYDDGDTFSFDGTTIRVLGIDTPEITHREHGFFDDQPYGREAAARTEELLRKAKRVTYLPHQNDRYGRLLAHVFIDGELLAIPLIRESLAYETISHYGDSGFPEIAAAILDAAREAPKPPFDPPHIWRRENRREPAEQ, from the coding sequence ATGCGGCGTCATGCGCGATCACCACTCTTCCTTCCTCTCCTTCTCCTCTTCTTGGTCGCGGTCTCGTGCGCGACCCGCTCCGCGCTCGAGACCGACCGCGCGATCCCGATCCCGAAGGAGCGGATCGACTACGACGACGGCGATACGTTTTCGTTCGACGGGACGACGATCCGCGTCCTCGGAATCGACACCCCCGAGATCACGCACAGGGAGCACGGTTTCTTCGATGATCAGCCGTACGGGCGCGAGGCGGCCGCGCGCACCGAGGAGCTTCTTCGCAAGGCGAAGCGCGTCACGTATCTTCCCCACCAGAACGACCGCTACGGCAGACTTCTCGCGCACGTCTTTATCGACGGGGAGCTCCTCGCGATTCCATTGATTCGTGAAAGTCTCGCCTACGAAACGATCTCGCACTACGGGGACAGCGGCTTCCCGGAGATCGCCGCCGCGATCCTCGATGCGGCTCGCGAGGCGCCGAAGCCCCCCTTCGACCCGCCTCACATCTGGCGCCGCGAGAACCGGCGCGAACCGGCGGAGCAGTAG
- a CDS encoding SIMPL domain-containing protein, producing MPREGFLNALVLGLCVAIAGIAIGIGFYEGRASERFVTVKGLAEREVSADLAIWPITFKAAANDLAALQREIDTGRGTIAAFLREAGFAENEISYSAPRVTDVEAERARGMEARSQYRYTADATVTARTKNVELVKKTMERSGELVGKGVALAAYSWETPTEFLFTSLNAIKPEMIEEATKDGRKAAEKFARDSGSKVGKIRRATQGYFSIEDRDRNSPDLKNVRVVTTIDYYLVD from the coding sequence ATGCCGAGAGAAGGCTTCTTGAACGCGCTCGTGCTCGGTCTTTGTGTCGCGATCGCGGGGATCGCCATCGGGATCGGCTTTTACGAGGGGCGAGCGAGCGAGCGCTTCGTCACGGTGAAGGGACTCGCCGAGCGCGAGGTGAGCGCCGATCTCGCCATTTGGCCGATCACCTTCAAGGCGGCGGCGAACGACCTGGCCGCGCTCCAGCGGGAGATCGATACGGGGCGCGGAACGATCGCCGCTTTCCTGCGCGAGGCCGGCTTCGCGGAGAACGAGATTTCCTATTCGGCCCCGCGCGTCACCGACGTGGAGGCGGAGCGGGCCCGCGGAATGGAGGCGCGGAGCCAATACCGCTACACCGCCGACGCCACCGTCACCGCGCGCACGAAGAACGTCGAGCTCGTGAAGAAGACGATGGAGCGCTCCGGAGAGCTCGTCGGGAAGGGGGTCGCGCTCGCCGCTTACAGCTGGGAGACGCCGACCGAGTTCCTCTTCACGAGCCTGAACGCGATCAAGCCGGAGATGATCGAAGAAGCCACGAAAGACGGCAGGAAAGCGGCCGAGAAGTTCGCCCGCGACTCCGGGAGCAAGGTGGGGAAGATCCGGCGTGCGACGCAAGGCTACTTCTCGATCGAGGATCGGGACCGGAACTCGCCCGATCTCAAGAACGTCCGGGTCGTCACGACGATCGATTACTACCTGGTCGATTGA
- a CDS encoding class I SAM-dependent methyltransferase: MSIGKEIRAGLFEGNQARLVHTRRAHAMLPRMEEPRILDVGCGSGDVTIELVKLAGGRAIGFDCDASALEKLARNAREAGLAERIETVNRSMLAIDFADESFDIVWAEGAIHIIGFEKGLDEWRKLIRAGGFLVVHEGVWLRPNPPREIRDGWSGNYPGIRTAPEYIAAIPKNGYEPVGHFTLPETFWWDEYFGPLVERVRALRAKHAGDAAALAVLDREEREAELYRRNAGWYGSGFFVMRKPA, translated from the coding sequence ATGAGCATCGGGAAAGAAATCCGCGCGGGCCTCTTCGAGGGGAATCAGGCGAGGCTCGTCCACACGCGCCGCGCCCACGCGATGCTTCCCCGGATGGAGGAGCCGCGCATTCTCGACGTGGGGTGCGGATCGGGCGACGTGACGATCGAGCTCGTCAAGCTCGCCGGCGGCCGCGCGATCGGTTTCGATTGCGACGCATCCGCGCTCGAGAAGCTCGCGAGAAACGCGCGCGAGGCGGGGCTCGCGGAACGCATCGAGACCGTGAACCGATCGATGCTCGCGATCGACTTCGCCGATGAGAGTTTCGACATCGTCTGGGCGGAGGGGGCGATCCACATCATCGGTTTCGAGAAGGGCTTGGACGAGTGGCGAAAGCTGATCCGGGCGGGCGGCTTCCTCGTCGTCCACGAGGGGGTCTGGCTCCGGCCGAACCCTCCCCGAGAGATCCGCGATGGCTGGAGCGGCAACTATCCGGGAATCCGCACCGCGCCCGAGTACATCGCCGCGATTCCGAAGAACGGCTACGAGCCGGTCGGGCACTTCACGCTTCCCGAAACGTTCTGGTGGGACGAGTACTTCGGCCCCCTCGTCGAACGCGTTCGCGCCCTCCGCGCGAAGCACGCGGGAGATGCTGCGGCGCTCGCCGTGCTCGACCGCGAGGAGCGCGAGGCGGAGCTCTACCGCCGGAACGCGGGCTGGTACGGCTCCGGTTTCTTCGTGATGCGGAAGCCCGCATGA